From the genome of Fusarium oxysporum f. sp. lycopersici 4287 chromosome 3, whole genome shotgun sequence, one region includes:
- a CDS encoding poly [ADP-ribose] polymerase yields MESDRCLLWQGLRVTNYAGILSHGLLIAPCESPMSGYMLGKGIYVAEMSSKSASSCHHTKPGGEGSLLLCEAELGTPRQILTVANHKAGGGAKEQGMHSTRGLGRLVPSEWVDAGIVHKDLKGY; encoded by the coding sequence ATGGAGTCGGATCGTTGTCTTCTCTGGCAGGGTTTGAGAGTTACAAACTATGCTGGTATCCTTAGCCATGGTCTCCTAATTGCTCCCTGTGAATCTCCCATGTCAGGGTATATGCTTGGCAAGGGCATTTATGTTGCTGAGATGTCTTCTAAGTCAGCCAGCTCCTGCCATCACACAAAGCCTGGCGGCGAGGGCTCGCTCCTTCTTTGTGAAGCTGAGCTTGGAACTCCCAGGCAAATACTCACTGTGGCTAACCACAAAGCTGGCGGTGGCGCCAAGGAACAAGGCATGCACAGTACCAGGGGTCTAGGTCGCCTGGTTCCCAGCGAATGGGTCGATGCTGGTATTGTTCACAAGGATCTCAAAGGGTATTAA